A genomic window from Nitrospinaceae bacterium includes:
- a CDS encoding P1 family peptidase — translation MSSSPLRDAPPNLSGCITDVPGFMLGHCEKKEALTGLSVLICPPGAVGACELRGTATATRGLDALRPEHLVGNVDAIVLTGGSAYGLASADGVMRYLESKGRGFSVGRHTVPTVAAAVLFDLNTGDGDFRPDAAMGLAACEAATEREGPQGNVGAGLGATVGKLLGRGRAMKGGIGTASIRLPGGGTVGAVAAVNAWGGVYDPATGAPLAGPRAEAPEVGIIDTTHYLYTNGRPFEGWTGSGENTTLGVVTTDVALTKAETQKLSQMAANGLIQTVRPSYSTVDGDVVFAVSSGEKKESLDAVGAAAQTALSRAICRAIIEAEGIDAIPAWRDLK, via the coding sequence ATGTCGTCCTCGCCCTTGAGGGACGCCCCGCCCAATCTTTCGGGCTGCATCACTGATGTCCCTGGTTTCATGCTGGGGCACTGCGAAAAAAAAGAAGCCCTGACCGGCCTCAGCGTACTCATTTGCCCGCCCGGAGCTGTGGGTGCCTGCGAGCTTCGGGGAACGGCCACCGCAACGCGGGGACTGGATGCCCTGAGGCCCGAGCATCTGGTTGGCAACGTGGACGCTATTGTCCTGACGGGCGGAAGTGCCTACGGCCTTGCCTCGGCGGACGGGGTGATGCGCTATCTGGAGTCAAAAGGTAGGGGCTTTTCTGTGGGCCGCCACACCGTGCCCACCGTGGCCGCTGCCGTTCTGTTTGACCTCAACACTGGAGACGGGGATTTTCGGCCTGACGCGGCAATGGGGCTTGCTGCGTGTGAGGCGGCAACGGAGCGCGAAGGCCCCCAGGGAAACGTCGGGGCGGGCCTCGGTGCGACAGTTGGAAAACTCCTGGGCCGAGGTCGGGCGATGAAGGGCGGGATAGGCACGGCTAGCATTCGTCTGCCCGGTGGCGGCACAGTTGGCGCAGTGGCGGCGGTGAACGCCTGGGGGGGCGTGTATGATCCGGCAACCGGGGCGCCCCTTGCCGGGCCTCGGGCCGAGGCGCCCGAGGTGGGGATTATAGATACGACACATTACCTTTACACCAATGGCCGCCCCTTTGAGGGTTGGACCGGCTCCGGGGAGAACACCACGCTGGGAGTCGTTACAACCGATGTCGCGCTCACCAAGGCCGAGACCCAGAAGCTCTCCCAGATGGCTGCGAACGGTCTGATTCAAACCGTGCGGCCATCCTATTCGACGGTGGATGGTGATGTGGTGTTTGCGGTCTCAAGCGGAGAGAAAAAAGAATCTCTTGATGCCGTGGGCGCGGCGGCGCAGACAGCCCTGAGCCGAGCGATCTGCCGCGCCATCATCGAGGCCGAGGGCATTGACGCGATTCCCGCCTGGCGTGATCTGAAGTGA
- a CDS encoding SAM-dependent chlorinase/fluorinase, translated as MSDEQSRPDPFGEGAPELDEQESSRRVITLLSDFGTDDHSVAVMKGVILGVNPEVHVVDITHSISMYDIASGAEILAAAYHYFPKGTIHVAVVDPGVGGERRGILAATENYLFVGPDNGIFSHVYDDPAFLWVRDLRAVDFFLEKVSSTFHGRDIFAPVAGYLSSGEDPEDFGPVIVNPVKLEIPRSHVRPGGNIEGEIVSVDHFGNLITNIDTGVFWDGESLVGEDEGTITPVIEIAGITIRGLSEFYQAMDKGQCGAHFNSWSRLEIFLPEGRAADDLGVGRGTPVKVKFEFER; from the coding sequence ATGAGTGACGAGCAATCGCGACCGGATCCGTTTGGCGAGGGGGCGCCCGAGCTCGATGAGCAGGAATCGTCTCGCCGCGTCATCACACTACTCTCTGATTTTGGTACCGACGACCATTCTGTTGCCGTCATGAAGGGCGTAATTCTAGGTGTGAATCCCGAAGTTCATGTCGTGGATATCACCCACTCGATTTCGATGTACGATATTGCCTCGGGTGCCGAAATTTTGGCGGCGGCGTATCATTATTTCCCCAAGGGTACTATTCATGTAGCTGTGGTGGACCCTGGCGTGGGAGGCGAGCGCCGCGGAATCCTCGCCGCCACAGAGAATTATCTCTTCGTGGGCCCGGATAACGGAATATTTTCCCACGTTTACGATGACCCGGCTTTTTTATGGGTGAGGGATCTTCGGGCGGTTGATTTCTTTCTTGAAAAAGTCAGCTCCACCTTCCACGGTCGCGACATTTTCGCTCCGGTGGCGGGTTATCTTTCCTCGGGTGAAGATCCTGAGGATTTTGGCCCTGTCATCGTGAATCCGGTAAAACTTGAAATACCCCGTAGCCATGTGCGGCCCGGCGGCAATATCGAGGGTGAGATTGTTTCTGTCGATCATTTTGGCAACCTGATCACCAACATCGACACCGGGGTGTTCTGGGATGGGGAGAGTCTTGTTGGTGAGGATGAGGGGACAATTACCCCTGTTATTGAAATCGCCGGGATCACGATTCGTGGCCTGAGCGAGTTTTATCAAGCGATGGACAAAGGACAATGCGGCGCGCATTTCAACAGCTGGTCGCGTCTGGAAATTTTCCTCCCCGAGGGGAGGGCGGCGGATGACCTCGGTGTGGGCCGGGGAACGCCAGTCAAGGTGAAATTCGAATTTGAGCGATGA